CTATCGCTAATGTCCATAGCCTCTCTTTTATTCAACAGCTTTATCACAGGCTCTGGATGTAAACTAGGGAGCTCGTCTGATTCGTAGAGAAAATAGTCATCTGTCAAAAGGGTAAAACATAAAACATGAAATGAACAAATGGTTACATAATAATGCAATGCTAAATTCCTATAACTAATAATACACTTTCTATAAAGGTAACCTGTCATTTAGTTCAACGCAATTTTTTCCTTGAACTCGTTAAAGTTAACAGCGACATATCATACAAGTATTATACGTCACAATGGTGTTTTTATATACCAGCCGAGCAATTGCCGATGAAAGCGAGAATAGCGAACACAGCACACCAGCTCttcaagtaaaattttttgctTGACGCCATTCTCCGTTTCTTTTTACGACTGAAACTATGAGTAGACACTTGTTCCACTCAACTATCAGACCACTTGTTGTAGACAGCAGAGCTTCGTCAAATCACCCTTTCCCCTGCTAACCATGGAGTTTGATACGACAACAGTGTTGCCAAATATGTAAACGCTCCGTGCAACCACCATGGTGCAACAGCAAAAAACTTCTTCGTCATCCTTTCCGGctcaattttcattgtttaaTTCTGTGGCAATTTTTAATCATTCGTTGATTATCCATAGAAAGAAATCCATTTAGATAAATCACTTAACCACATAACGCTTTACCTAATTTCACGTTAAGGAGAACGTTGAAGAACATGAATACTGCTCACATTTTTTAACTATTTATTTAATGATTCGAGCCAAACACTACGTAATCACAAATTAAAGCGGTGACGTAATGAAAATCAATGTGGTATTCCCTTGATTTCGCAACAAATAAAACTGTACAGCATTTATACGTTTCAGAGGAACTGTCTTGCGTGACAGATAACCTTATCGGATGTTAAAGCTTTAACCGATGGATTTCAAAAAGCGCCGTTAATGTTCTGAATTACATTTGATAAGGCATGAACATGCTTTGTACCAACTTCTAATATTTAAAGTTCTACACGTGTAGGTGACTTTCTTGGTCTAATGTCTGACGGCTTGAAAACAACTACGTTTGGAGCTGTCACAGTTGACCTTAAATGAGTCGGCACGTCTTTTCCGGAAGGATCCGGATCGGCTAAGCTGATACTGGACATAGCAGATCTGGAAAGATACCCTTATGAAAAGTTTTAATAGCTAAAGAAATTATGAAAACTTACACTTTAAAAGTTTTTGTATCTTTGTTCGTCAAATCGCATTCTAGTGCAAAAGCTCCATCTCCAGGCATAATGAGCTCTTTATCGTGCTGGAGAATCAACGTAATCTGAAATTTCTCTTCATCCTAATAAAATAAGGTAGTTTAAAATATCTAAAAGACTACCAGAAGGAATAATGGTCTTACATCCTCAACTTTACATTCATCGTATGGTATCCTCAGCCGGAAACGACGCCCGCCGTTAGCATCTAAAAAGCATGGTGGCTTTCGCGAATAAAAGCTACCTATATGCCAGATAAAAAgtgaattttcctttccaCAACAGATATTCTTATATTTTACCTCTGGTATATATTACTCCCTTGAAATCTGCCTTTGTTTCAATGACAACTTGGAAGTTATTGCTCCCACAATCCAGTCGAATCTGGTCAAATCCTGATGCTGTTATACCAATGTTCATACGTCCGGTCACATCTCCTCGCCATAATTCTGAAATCagacgaaaacaaacaaattattaCCTAAGCATAGCAGCGAGCAGTATATCTATAGTATTACAGAAATGACTTTGGACTGTGTTGGCTAGAGGCCAAGAAAGGAAAAACGCTTGATGATTCACCTTCGGCCAACGATGTTAAAATACACAAAAACCAAGCCAAACACAAAAACAGAGAATAACgatgaaaaaacatttcaacaCCACGGTCTCTTAATAGTTTCAATGCTAAGATGTGTAGgttaagttttttaaaaaattatatcgGTCTACGTTACAAGCACCTGCCGAGTTCTCACTGTATCGAGTACTACCTGGTGAGTTTTCATCTGTCAAAAGTTTTACCTCAATTAGCCTCAGGTGGTCCTCAATGCTAAGTGATGCTTTGCGCAAAGCCAACTTCTATGCGGCAGAATAATTTGTTAAATCTTTTtcggaaaacaaataatttatATCAGGAATATGGTTAGCGAAAACAACAGAAACATGAACCTGTTAATATTCTTTGAATCTACCACAACATTGATTAGTAAAACTTTCTTCCCATCTTTAGATGTGATCAGCTACTTTCGAAAAATAGAAGGCCTTAATTTTCATAACATGTGATTTCCATTCAGTGTAATAGCTTGTCGCTGTACAATGAAACTTAGTTCCTGTCAAGCTAAATTAGGGAAAAGGATAAAATATAGAAGACACTGACAAGGCCACGGTACTTTGTATTTATAAAAATGATCTTGATTCGTTTATTGACTCCTGACGATCTACTCAAGTATCTCAatttcaagaaagaaaatgagatgTACGCACATAAAACAGGATATTTCATTTGATCTGGGGTCACTTAAATAAATCCAAACGACGAAGCAATATTATATGGCAGCTCTAGCTTTCATACGGGTAATATGACGTTTGAGTTCATCGTCCGGAACAAGATCATCTGCCCTAATCGGCACACGGTTATTACACCCCATCCAATaacattttgtatttttgtttgcaGCCATCAAGCTTTGAATGATCTCCTTTTCATAGGAATGTTTACATCTTGAATTCTTCACAGGATTAGAAAATTCCCTTTTAGAATAGGGATCTATTATCTGAACGGTTTCCCCTGTAACCGCTAACCCGTCCTCGTTATCCATTTCTTGGTCTTCAATATTACTGGTTTCAGTCTGATTAAAGTCCTTCATGGTGACATATAAAGGATCTCTTTCCAAGAAACCTTCAGAATGTTTTTCTAGTTCTTTTGACATGGTATTTTTCAACAACTACATAGACGAGTAAGAATAAAATTAACTAAAGGTGATCAGTTCAAACATGACATCCTTTCAAAAAAGACATTTCTTACTTGATTTATTTCTTCATGTAATGTTGAACACTTAATGCCATCATGGATTTCTCTTTCAGCCTTCTCTGTGCATAACTGAATTActttttgtttgcttgtttTGAGATCTTGATGACTGGTATCAAGCATAACATAATCTTTCATTGCATTTCGAAGTCCATCCAATAAGCCAGGAATCTCTAAATTCAAAAGCCATAGGCCATAGGTTCAAATGGGCTAATGCTGGTATGCAAAGATAAATTTATTGTACCTTCACTCAGGCAGAAATTAGGAAGCATGTCATAAACCTGGATGATCTTAtctttgcctttttttatGTTGTCAGCAATCTCTGATACTGGATACCTCTGtgccatcttcttcttcaaaatgCTACCACAACGTCGGCATTTACCTACAGCGTTCGCGTATACAAAAGGTATTGAACTTCAAAAATATACATTTCACCTAtgcttaaaataaaatatttacccTAGTCATTACCTGCacataaaaaatcaaataataaaaggaaTGCCACAGGGAAAAAATTGGTCTGTGTTTTTATAGCAAGTGTTAACCGTGCTTAACAGATTTTAAATACGCAACACTCCATCAAAATAAACATACCTTGCTGGTTGCTTGAGGCGCCTTGAAACAAGCCATCTACcggaagcaaataaaaaaaaatgagaaagcAAAAAATGGTTTTCGCGACAGCAGATGACGCTGAAACGCGGCGTCTGCTTGCTGTAGGGATgttaaaacttaaaattaGAAGTTAAACCAAACTTTGCGGTTTAAATATTTGTCTATTGTGTGTTCTCACTCGCTTAAGAATTAACTTAAGCGAAACAATTACCTACGAGTATATTACCTTTTCgatgaaagaaaatttttgttttgactacGAAATATCACCATGTCACTTCAGCGTGAACGGCGTGTTAATGCTGGCAATCGCTTGTCAAAATTACTAGAGGAAGAAGAACAAGATGATGATTTCTATAAAAGCACCTATGGTGGATTCAATGATGAAGAGGATGACaatgaatttgttttcaaGTATTATTTTAGGTTTAACTAGAATTTATGGCCATAAAAACTTTAATTAAAATAGGGCTGAAGAGGACCAAGATGATATTGTAGATTCAGATTTCAGTATTGATGAGAATGACGAACCCATCTCCGATCAAGAAGATGAGAGTACCAAACGAAAACGTGGTGTAGTCAGTACTAAAGCATACAAGGTAGAGTtctttatgaaaacttattttctAATTATATAATTCAAAGCTTTTTTTAGGAGCCAAAAGCTTCCACTAGTAAGCATTTAAAAGGTGATAGAAATATTGATGAAATGACAGAAAGGATTGCACAAGCCGGAGAAAAAGTTGATGATTCTTCAGAAGTTCCAAAAGCTAGATCAAAATATGCCAGAAAGACAAAAATTCCTTCTCAAgccagagaaaaaaaagcagtACGTCAAACAACTGCATTAAAATCAGCTGAAACCGTTCAGAGACTCAGAGAAAGGGAaacaagaggaaaaagaaaacataacaGGTTGATTCAAAATATAATTTATATGTAATATTACTAATGTATTCTTGACATCGCATAGGAGAGACAATGGTGAAAAATTAACTCAACAACAACTTCTGGAAGAGGCAAAGGAAACAGAGTTACTCAACATACAGTCACTCGAAAAGTATCATCAGCTTGaactggagaaaaaaaagacgaggGTTGTGAAAAAGGCTCCCACTGGACCAACTATTCGTTACCTCTCAACTTCGATGCCCCTAATACAGGAATTAAATGCAGAGCCCGAGCGAATCAATGTCGAAGAAGATGAGGATAAGGAAGATAGTCTAGTTAACGAGACCGGCACTTTAGCGCCAGTCGA
The DNA window shown above is from Daphnia magna isolate NIES linkage group LG9, ASM2063170v1.1, whole genome shotgun sequence and carries:
- the LOC116930366 gene encoding uncharacterized protein LOC116930366 isoform X1; the encoded protein is MFFHRYSLFLCLAWFLCILTSLAEELWRGDVTGRMNIGITASGFDQIRLDCGSNNFQVVIETKADFKGVIYTRGSFYSRKPPCFLDANGGRRFRLRIPYDECKVEDDEEKFQITLILQHDKELIMPGDGAFALECDLTNKDTKTFKVSAMSSISLADPDPSGKDVPTHLRSTVTAPNVVVFKPSDIRPRKSPTRVEL
- the LOC116930366 gene encoding uncharacterized protein LOC116930366 isoform X2, which encodes MNIGITASGFDQIRLDCGSNNFQVVIETKADFKGVIYTRGSFYSRKPPCFLDANGGRRFRLRIPYDECKVEDDEEKFQITLILQHDKELIMPGDGAFALECDLTNKDTKTFKVSAMSSISLADPDPSGKDVPTHLRSTVTAPNVVVFKPSDIRPRKSPTRVEL
- the LOC116930365 gene encoding E3 SUMO-protein ligase NSE2, translating into MAQRYPVSEIADNIKKGKDKIIQVYDMLPNFCLSEEIPGLLDGLRNAMKDYVMLDTSHQDLKTSKQKVIQLCTEKAEREIHDGIKCSTLHEEINQLLKNTMSKELEKHSEGFLERDPLYVTMKDFNQTETSNIEDQEMDNEDGLAVTGETVQIIDPYSKREFSNPVKNSRCKHSYEKEIIQSLMAANKNTKCYWMGCNNRVPIRADDLVPDDELKRHITRMKARAAI
- the LOC116930364 gene encoding vacuolar protein sorting-associated protein 72 homolog; its protein translation is MSLQRERRVNAGNRLSKLLEEEEQDDDFYKSTYGGFNDEEDDNEFVFKAEEDQDDIVDSDFSIDENDEPISDQEDESTKRKRGVVSTKAYKEPKASTSKHLKGDRNIDEMTERIAQAGEKVDDSSEVPKARSKYARKTKIPSQAREKKAVRQTTALKSAETVQRLRERETRGKRKHNRRDNGEKLTQQQLLEEAKETELLNIQSLEKYHQLELEKKKTRVVKKAPTGPTIRYLSTSMPLIQELNAEPERINVEEDEDKEDSLVNETGTLAPVDSNACCERTFITFSNDSVLEANFNQKKVTPPQKNFCPITRQRAKYFDPVTQLPYATLQSFRILREAYCQQLEVKGDANDAEISRWIEWRQKYRQARLAALAAARSQQANAQGNAVPTSTQQLTPSSAVKPSNANNSTTTI